A stretch of Caenorhabditis elegans chromosome IV DNA encodes these proteins:
- the fip-7 gene encoding Fungus-Induced Protein (Product from WormBase gene class fip;~Confirmed by transcript evidence): MKVFLLLLICLATMAYSQPDENNNGFIQRNFFPCTVYCPDNQLCVHGQCVDPKEEPPRFTE; encoded by the exons ATGAAGGTTTTCTTG CTTCTTCTCATTTGCCTGGCAACAATGGCTTACAGTCAGCCGgatgaaaataataatggATTTATTCAAAGGAATTTCTTCCCGTGCACAGTGTACTGCCCAGATAATCAACTATGTGTTCATGGCCAATGTGTGGATCCAAAGGAAGAACCGCCTAGGTTTACGGAGTAA
- the fipr-28 gene encoding FIP (Fungus-Induced Protein) Related (Product from WormBase gene class fipr;~Confirmed by transcript evidence), translating to MKVFLLLLLVTLAYSQPDENNNGFIQNDDEYLPADLAKKCENYFDCQQYQTCIFGHCVRKCTSERDCPLGYICFKNGDGQRCIKKNCPKRCPYGCKYGECVPRPDSQ from the exons ATGAAGGTTTTCTTG cttcTTCTCCTGGTAACATTGGCTTACAGTCAGCCGgatgaaaataataatggatttattcaaaatgacGATGAGTATTTGCCTGCCgatttggccaaaaaatgcgaaaattacTTTGATTGCCAACAGTACCAAACGTGCATCTTCGGACATTGCGTAAGAAAATGCACAAGTGAACGTGATTGTCCACTTGGCTATATTTGCTTCAAAAACGGAGATGGACAACGATGCATCAAGAAAAATTGCCCGAAAAGATGCCCATATGGCTGTAAATATGGTGAATGTGTCCCTCGGCCAGATTCGCAATGA
- the Y51H4A.936 gene encoding TIL domain-containing protein (Partially confirmed by transcript evidence): MKVFLLLLICLATLAYSQNTIPKHFLDCPYPKICASGLCVNFGRNCNFHCRENQICLPGSGKCVDR; this comes from the exons ATGAAGGTTTTCCTG CTTCTTCTCATTTGCCTGGCAACATTGGCTTACAGTCAAAACACGATTCCCAAACATTTTCTTGATTGTCCATACCCCAAAATCTGTGCCAGTGGTCTTTGTGTGAACTTTGGccgaaattgcaattttcattgTCGAGAAAATCAAATATGTCTCCCTGGAAGTGGGAAATGTGTTGATAGATAA
- the fipr-27 gene encoding FIP (Fungus-Induced Protein) Related (Product from WormBase gene class fipr;~Partially confirmed by transcript evidence) gives MASSSVFTIHSFSASQQKMKVFLLLLICLATLTFSQPDENNNGFIQRNFFPCTVYCPDNQLCVHGQCVDPKEEPPRFTE, from the exons ATGGCCTCTTCTTCAGTTTTCACCATTCATTCATTCTCAGCTTCCCAGCAAAAAATGAAGGTTTTCTTG CTTCTTCTCATTTGCCTGGCAACATTGACTTTCAGTCAGCCGgatgaaaataataatggATTTATTCAAAGGAATTTCTTCCCGTGCACAGTGTACTGCCCAGATAATCAACTATGTGTTCATGGCCAATGTGTGGATCCAAAGGAAGAACCGCCTAGGTTTACGGAGTAA
- the Y51H4A.13 gene encoding RNase NYN domain-containing protein (Confirmed by transcript evidence): MNVDNFGWESSLSVVANEQTRTARPRHHHGNSVPTLLRPVFMNAVEVGYSYAHCDRDKKLNVRGVTIALWHFICRGHQAIALLPYCFKNYAEKSSRYSELMMLYRLNLIEFTLGYGSEKYTEVNRIMVNRAYETGGCLVARSQMQGITDNKSHLIDVVEQRLLMPTFNGDDIMFPIDGPLGRNGPSLEQTLQCDQGLSDWRSCSEHQLLLSDQRHWLEKLALLVPEKVVWTRMVQMIQGGGIDEQIEGAGGNDGFFDEPPSPPLENPFHRQTCTVPSNTNIHNDHCSGQAPPDPYQPHGHPAHHIPNPHQLHHQHRRRYSSPRRFHGNHQPRRNPSSTRLVIRYGSSPPEVVGRGGVDGGGHQQQHQHQRRTSKHSATTDSVESTASTQSGERTESSTQSIEADEDIARELDAQLIEESRRETEKRVKEEAEQRKKDELLAKLSQIFGYAKSIRVMKKCPKMLTLSLLVEKCMQESDEAGDGGEFSDVWACVAEEIRAQPPTPTPTPELVEDLIDFSDEPLIPSVEMSGRREQETRNKESILVDLMF; this comes from the exons ATGAATGTCGATAATTTCGGATGGGAAAGCAGCCTTTCAGTCGTTGCAAATGAACAGACACGCACCGCCCGTCCACGTCATCATCACGGAAATTCGGTGCCGACACTGCTTCGACCGGTTTTCATGAATGCCGTCGAAGTTGGATACTC TTACGCACATTGCGACCGTGACAAGAAGCTAAACGTCCGCGGTGTCACCATTGCCCTATGGCATTTCATCTGTCGTGGACATCAAGCGATCGCTCTTCTTCCgtattgcttcaaaaattatgcGGAAAAATCGTCGAGATACTCGGAGCTTATGATGCTTTATCGTCTCAATTTGATCGAGTTTACactgggttacggtagcgaGAAGTACACCGAAGTCAATCGTATTATGGTTAATCGGGCCTATGAGACTGGTGGATGCCTTGTCGCAAGATCACAGATGCAGGGAATCACTGATAATAAATCACATTTGATCGATGTCGTTGAGCAGAg aCTCTTGATGCCAACGTTCAACGGAGACGACATCATGTTCCCGATTGACGGTCCACTCGGAAGAAATGGTCCATCGCTGGAGCAAACTCTCCAGTGTGATCAAGGCTTGTCGGATTGGAGATCGTGCTCGGAGCATCAGCTTCTGCTCTCCGACCAACGTCATTGGCTCGAGAAGTTGGCTCTTTTGGTGCCCGAGAAGGTCGTCTGGACGCGCATGGTTCAGATGATTCAGGGAGGTGGAATCGACGAGCAGATCGAGGGAGCAGGAGGCAACGATGGATTCTTTGATGA ACCTCCATCTCCACCACTGGAGAATCCGTTCCATCGCCAAACTTGCACTGTTCCATCCAACACCAACATCCACAATGATCATTGTTCTGGCCAAGCTCCTCCGGATCCATACCAACCTCATGGTCATCCAGCCCATCACATTCCGAATCCCCATCAACTTCACCACCAGCACCGTCGCCGCTATTCTTCGCCAAGACGCTTCCACGGCAACCATCAGCCGAGACGTAATCCATCGTCGACTCGTCTTGTGATTCGCTACGGATCCTCACCGCCTGAGGTGGTTGGTCGTGGTGGAGTGGATGGAGGTGGACATCAGCAGCAGCATCAACATCAGCGTCGGACTTCGAAGCACTCGGCGACTACGGATTCGGTTGAGTCGACTGCTAGTACACAGTCGGGAGAGAGAACTGAG AGCTCCACTCAATCCATAGAAGCCGACGAGGATATTGCTCGTGAGCTCGACGCTCAACTCATTGAAGAATCCCGCCGTGAGACTGAAAAACGTGTGAAAGAAGAGGCGGAGCAGAGAAAGAAGGACGAGTTGCTCGCCAAATTGTCGCAGATTTTTGGATACGCAAAG tcgatTCGTGTCATGAAGAAGTGCCCAAAGATGTTGACCCTCTCACTTCTCGTCGAAAAATGCATGCAAGAGAGTGATGAAGCCGGAGATGGAGGAGAGTTTTCGGATGTTTGGGCTTGTGTCGCCGAGGAGATTCGGGCTCAACCACCGACTCCGACTCCGACTCCGGAGCTCGTTGAGGATTTGATTGACTTTTCCGATGAACCATTGATCCCGTCTGTTGAGATGAGCGGCCGCCGTGAACAGGAGACGAGAAATAAGGAATCGATACTCGTGGatttaatgttttga